The genomic DNA CCGACGATCGTCGCGCGGTGATAGTACTGCAATGCGCGCGCTAGCGTCTCGGCGCCGCTGGATGTGGCGCCGTCCACGAGGACGACGAGCGGTCCATGATAGCTGACCCCCGCGTCCGCGTCGGCCTTGAACTGACGCGCGGGGAAAACCAGCCACCGTCCGCGCGCACTTGATAGAAGCGTGCCGGCGGGCAGAAATGCGCCGGCCGTCGCATCGACCGAATCGACG from Candidatus Eremiobacteraceae bacterium includes the following:
- a CDS encoding S41 family peptidase, which encodes VDSVDATAGAFLPAGTLLSSARGRWLVFPARQFKADADAGVSYHGPLVVLVDGATSSGAETLARALQYYHRATIVGTHTAGKVMGVEVEMPLADGGLLRVATLDVSGPDGRRLEGRGVSPDVISQTRAGQMQTALALLHRHSWQPRIPLIGG